The following proteins are encoded in a genomic region of [Eubacterium] hominis:
- a CDS encoding Asp23/Gls24 family envelope stress response protein gives MAQEYIALKENNDVGVIALSTAAFQAIAKNVIDEEENLKLAAGSKPFKYPLSCKIVNDQLILNLDVKVKYSVNVNDTCSKVQGKIFENIEHMTGYTPDVIDIRVVGFIF, from the coding sequence ATGGCACAAGAATATATAGCATTAAAAGAAAACAACGACGTTGGTGTGATTGCATTAAGCACAGCAGCTTTCCAAGCAATAGCAAAGAATGTGATTGATGAAGAAGAAAATCTGAAGCTGGCAGCTGGAAGTAAACCATTTAAATATCCATTATCATGCAAGATCGTAAATGATCAGCTGATTTTGAACTTGGATGTGAAAGTGAAATACAGTGTGAATGTAAATGATACCTGCAGTAAGGTACAAGGTAAGATCTTTGAGAATATTGAACATATGACTGGATATACTCCGGATGTAATTGATATCCGTGTCGTTGGCTTTATATTTTAA
- a CDS encoding transcription antitermination protein NusB: protein MASRHQLREKGMTCLYQHLLLNKDIKLALYDNCEGNEVDPFLYTITVDAITYKDVYIDKINERLNEEWTFARLGFVEQAILLMACCELDLETAPKPIVIDEAITLAKKYCDDEAYKLINGVLDRL, encoded by the coding sequence ATGGCAAGCAGACATCAGTTAAGAGAAAAAGGCATGACATGTCTTTATCAACATTTATTATTGAACAAAGATATCAAACTGGCATTATATGACAACTGTGAAGGAAATGAAGTAGATCCTTTCCTTTATACAATTACAGTGGATGCAATTACTTATAAAGATGTATATATTGATAAAATCAATGAAAGACTAAATGAGGAATGGACATTTGCACGTCTGGGTTTTGTGGAACAGGCAATTTTATTAATGGCTTGTTGCGAACTGGATTTGGAAACAGCACCAAAACCTATCGTTATTGATGAGGCAATTACACTTGCGAAAAAATATTGTGATGATGAAGCATATAAATTGATCAATGGAGTTTTAGATCGTCTATGA
- a CDS encoding 5'-nucleotidase: MAVTLDDCLVIGISSRALFDLDEENRIFDEQGLTAYAQYQIEHENDILKPGSGFALVKALLKLNEDKHRVEIIIMSRNSADTSLRIFNSIAHYKLGISRAVLAGGSSLAEYLGAFGVDLFLSANEGDVEDAINAGFAAGRIYTDPIRKPEVYKDIDQIRIAFDGDAVLFSDESERIFQKDGLEAFVENEKRLAKKELPQGPFAHFLKTISDLQKQFPHDASPIRTALVTARNAPAHERVIRTLRAWDVRIDEAFFLGGLPKKDILEAFHPHIFFDDQEVHAKPASSVVPSAQVPYRK, translated from the coding sequence ATGGCAGTTACATTAGATGATTGTCTGGTCATTGGGATCAGTTCCAGAGCATTGTTTGATTTAGATGAAGAAAACCGCATCTTTGATGAACAAGGGTTGACAGCGTATGCCCAATATCAGATTGAACATGAAAATGATATATTAAAACCAGGCAGTGGCTTTGCGTTGGTAAAGGCTTTGTTAAAGCTGAATGAAGATAAGCATCGCGTGGAAATCATTATTATGTCAAGAAACAGTGCAGATACTTCTTTACGTATTTTTAACAGTATCGCCCATTACAAACTGGGAATCTCTCGTGCAGTACTTGCGGGAGGAAGCTCTTTGGCAGAATATCTTGGCGCATTTGGTGTAGATTTGTTTTTGAGTGCCAATGAAGGTGATGTAGAAGATGCAATCAATGCAGGCTTTGCGGCTGGAAGAATCTATACAGATCCTATCCGTAAGCCGGAAGTATATAAAGACATTGACCAGATACGTATCGCATTTGATGGAGATGCTGTATTGTTCTCGGATGAAAGCGAGCGTATCTTTCAAAAGGATGGATTGGAAGCATTCGTGGAAAATGAAAAGCGTCTTGCGAAAAAAGAACTACCACAAGGCCCGTTTGCCCATTTTCTTAAGACAATTTCTGATCTTCAAAAACAATTTCCACATGATGCATCACCGATTCGTACAGCACTTGTGACTGCACGAAATGCCCCTGCACATGAACGTGTCATACGAACACTGCGGGCGTGGGATGTAAGAATTGATGAAGCATTCTTTTTAGGTGGTTTACCAAAGAAAGATATATTAGAGGCTTTTCATCCACATATCTTCTTTGATGATCAGGAGGTACATGCCAAGCCGGCAAGCAGCGTAGTTCCAAGCGCGCAGGTCCCTTATCGAAAATAA
- a CDS encoding exodeoxyribonuclease VII large subunit: MSKPMYSVAGLVKYIKGSLDHDMNLQSILVKGEVSNFTNHRSGHWYFSLKDNKAKISCVMFSSYACRCKMLLKEGMKVIVSASVSMYEASGTTQLYVTAVQQDGLGDLFLQLEEVKNRMRLEGCFDEARKKPLPAYPMNIAIITAKTGAAVQDILTTISRRWPICEVSVYPSLVQGISATKNLIENLEKADAMKHDVILLARGGGAIEDLWCFNEEALARAILKCETPVVTGVGHETDTTLVDYVSDARAPTPTAAAELITPNIEEVKSSLSDIRVRMIQDMRQLYMEKKHQLVQIKENRYLKDPMSYIMKEQMTLAMHVQSLGKVESMIKTQKSSLQQLSNALAIYAKKIASENEKQMQSQKDLLIYTMKQFENKQKQAYATKLSLLDAYSPLKILERGYAITYQDDHVVKSIHDIKENDFIRVRMQDGFIHADVKKKEELS; encoded by the coding sequence ATGAGTAAACCAATGTACAGTGTCGCTGGACTTGTAAAATATATCAAGGGTTCCCTTGATCATGATATGAATCTTCAAAGTATCCTGGTCAAAGGGGAAGTGAGTAATTTTACGAATCATCGAAGCGGTCATTGGTACTTTTCCTTAAAAGACAATAAAGCAAAAATCAGTTGCGTCATGTTTTCTTCTTATGCATGCAGATGTAAAATGCTATTGAAAGAAGGCATGAAAGTCATTGTCAGCGCAAGTGTTTCCATGTATGAAGCAAGTGGAACGACACAATTATATGTCACTGCAGTACAGCAGGATGGACTGGGTGATTTGTTTTTACAATTAGAAGAAGTAAAAAACAGAATGCGTTTAGAAGGTTGTTTTGATGAAGCACGTAAGAAACCTTTACCTGCTTATCCAATGAATATCGCAATTATTACTGCTAAAACAGGTGCAGCTGTGCAGGATATTCTAACAACGATCTCCCGCAGATGGCCGATTTGTGAAGTAAGTGTATATCCAAGTTTAGTACAGGGTATCTCAGCCACTAAAAATCTGATTGAAAACCTTGAAAAGGCAGATGCGATGAAGCATGATGTCATACTACTAGCAAGAGGTGGAGGAGCGATTGAAGATTTGTGGTGCTTTAATGAAGAAGCATTGGCACGTGCTATTTTAAAATGTGAAACGCCAGTAGTTACTGGTGTTGGGCATGAAACAGATACCACTCTGGTAGATTATGTTTCTGATGCACGAGCACCAACACCTACTGCAGCAGCTGAACTGATTACTCCCAATATAGAAGAAGTAAAAAGTTCGCTTTCTGATATTAGAGTGCGTATGATACAGGATATGCGCCAGTTATATATGGAAAAGAAACATCAGCTGGTGCAGATAAAGGAAAACCGTTATTTAAAAGATCCTATGTCGTATATTATGAAAGAACAGATGACACTTGCCATGCATGTACAAAGTTTAGGTAAAGTGGAATCAATGATCAAAACACAGAAAAGTTCTTTACAACAATTATCCAATGCATTGGCAATCTATGCTAAAAAAATCGCCAGTGAAAATGAGAAACAAATGCAAAGTCAAAAAGATCTGTTGATCTATACGATGAAGCAGTTTGAAAATAAACAGAAACAGGCTTATGCCACAAAGCTATCTTTATTAGATGCGTATAGTCCTTTAAAGATCCTTGAAAGAGGCTATGCAATCACTTATCAGGATGATCATGTGGTAAAAAGCATCCATGATATAAAAGAAAATGATTTTATTCGTGTAAGAATGCAGGATGGTTTCATTCATGCAGATGTAAAGAAAAAGGAGGAATTATCATGA
- a CDS encoding stage III sporulation protein AH has product MNKQALAFLTMFSLVLMLSVYYVTLPSDSTSVMSNQTASGEQEDSKDSEQENTSKQDNEKKDSAEELQDQIDQKKETQINDNNQVVADKDSEEKDKEDALSTMEEVKSEQQLQTDIKNALTKQKLNSAVEIKDTTCTITIFDTKADKKTAANIMKTAKDIVKNQYLIEVAFK; this is encoded by the coding sequence ATGAATAAACAGGCATTGGCATTTCTAACAATGTTTTCTCTGGTGCTCATGTTATCTGTGTATTATGTAACATTACCATCTGATTCCACAAGCGTGATGAGCAATCAGACAGCCAGCGGGGAACAAGAAGATTCCAAGGACAGCGAACAGGAAAATACATCCAAACAGGATAATGAGAAAAAGGATTCTGCAGAAGAATTACAGGATCAAATCGATCAGAAGAAAGAAACACAGATCAATGACAATAACCAGGTGGTTGCGGATAAGGACAGTGAAGAAAAAGATAAGGAAGATGCTTTATCGACCATGGAAGAAGTAAAGAGCGAACAACAGTTACAAACAGATATCAAGAATGCCTTAACAAAACAAAAGCTGAACAGTGCTGTAGAAATCAAGGATACCACTTGTACCATAACCATTTTTGATACAAAAGCCGATAAGAAAACAGCCGCAAATATCATGAAAACTGCCAAGGATATCGTAAAAAATCAATATCTGATTGAAGTAGCCTTTAAATAA